In one window of Duganella dendranthematis DNA:
- the coaE gene encoding dephospho-CoA kinase (Dephospho-CoA kinase (CoaE) performs the final step in coenzyme A biosynthesis.) yields MSSVPFAVGLTGGIGSGKSTVADMFAARGATIVDTDLIAHSMTAPQGPAMPAIVAEFGAEFADASGAMDRARMRELVFSDAGAKTRLEAILHPRIRDAALAAGAAATGAYVIYAVPLLIESGTWRARVARVLAVDCEEQVQIARVMARNNLPEAQVRAIMAAQVSRTQRLAAADDVIVNNAGIAELEAQVERLHALYLQIRW; encoded by the coding sequence ATGAGCAGCGTCCCGTTTGCCGTCGGCCTGACCGGCGGCATTGGCAGCGGCAAGAGCACCGTGGCCGACATGTTTGCGGCGCGCGGCGCCACCATCGTCGACACTGACCTCATCGCCCACAGCATGACCGCGCCGCAGGGTCCGGCCATGCCGGCCATCGTCGCCGAATTCGGCGCCGAGTTTGCCGACGCCAGCGGCGCCATGGACCGCGCCCGCATGCGCGAACTGGTGTTCAGCGACGCCGGCGCCAAGACGCGGCTGGAAGCCATCCTGCATCCGCGCATCCGCGACGCCGCGCTGGCGGCCGGCGCGGCCGCCACGGGCGCCTACGTCATCTACGCGGTGCCGCTGCTGATCGAATCGGGGACATGGCGTGCGCGCGTCGCACGCGTGCTGGCGGTAGACTGCGAGGAGCAGGTGCAAATTGCCCGCGTGATGGCGCGTAACAATTTGCCGGAGGCCCAGGTCCGCGCCATCATGGCGGCGCAGGTCAGCCGGACGCAAAGGCTGGCGGCGGCGGATGATGTCATTGTCAATAATGCAGGAATCGCGGAGTTGGAGGCCCAAGTCGAGCGCTTACATGCCTTATATCTGCAAATTCGCTGGTAA
- a CDS encoding ATP-binding protein — translation MLSAVVQALVVGLLIWNGLRLMNHAVNSNAERVAQEYAVTLNLSLGPYATRGRLPELNNYLTEMLSDPDDSFLRYLTILDEHDSPIIAVGKRDQPLPPQLRQPGANFKGARTLIDGATLHARAPLLLADNRIGSINFGLSTKDLRQARDEVLVQSCVIALFGFALGVLMFYIFTYGIGRRLQALTGESQQMALGDYSKALPVHGDDEIAIFTRTLNTMSAALRERIAQLEQSQRRLSESEARFKTLFDMAPLPLTVSDREGRIVAANRAVRHTFGSAADNIVGKRSSEVPFWASAVERERIWQIYRTEGAVQGAIAGVLLPDGSVGSVAIWSSSLTQDGSDVIIWALLDLTEELNAKRELKDLNVSLESRVRERSAALERANGELNATLQTLRHTQHELLSSEKMASLGSLVAGIAHELNTPIGNSLLASTALHDRVLDFEQQVSAGNLRRSQLTAHLDEVCTASTLISGSLHKAAELIASFKQIAVDQTNDQRRAFDLLAAVQDTIATYMPRLRRVPCEVTLQIPAGLVLDSYPGGLYQILNNLITNALTHAFEQRHGAAITVSAERLEGDSIALAFSDNGSGMSDDVLKRVFDPFFTTKMGQGGTGLGMNIVYNIVTGVLGGRISIDSSLGAGTTIRMLLPRVAPQRENK, via the coding sequence ATGCTCAGTGCCGTAGTGCAGGCCCTGGTGGTGGGCCTGCTGATCTGGAACGGCCTGCGGCTGATGAACCATGCGGTCAACAGCAATGCCGAACGCGTCGCCCAGGAATATGCAGTTACCCTCAATCTCTCCCTCGGCCCCTACGCCACGCGCGGACGGCTGCCCGAACTAAATAACTACCTCACCGAAATGTTGTCCGATCCGGACGACAGCTTCCTGCGCTATCTCACCATCCTCGACGAGCACGACAGCCCGATCATCGCTGTCGGCAAGCGCGACCAGCCGTTGCCCCCGCAACTGCGCCAGCCCGGCGCCAACTTCAAAGGCGCGCGCACGCTGATCGACGGCGCCACCCTGCACGCGCGCGCGCCGCTGCTGCTGGCCGACAACCGCATCGGCAGCATCAACTTCGGCCTCAGCACCAAAGACTTGCGCCAGGCGCGCGACGAGGTGCTGGTGCAGAGCTGCGTCATTGCCCTGTTCGGCTTTGCGTTAGGGGTGCTGATGTTCTACATTTTCACTTACGGCATCGGCCGCCGGCTGCAGGCGCTGACCGGGGAATCGCAACAGATGGCGCTGGGCGATTACAGCAAGGCGCTGCCGGTGCATGGCGACGATGAAATCGCTATCTTCACACGCACGCTCAACACCATGAGCGCGGCGCTGCGCGAGCGCATCGCGCAGCTGGAGCAATCGCAGCGGCGGCTGTCGGAATCGGAGGCACGGTTTAAAACGCTGTTTGACATGGCGCCGCTGCCGCTGACCGTGTCCGACCGCGAAGGCCGCATCGTCGCCGCCAACCGCGCCGTGCGGCACACCTTCGGCAGCGCCGCCGACAATATCGTCGGCAAACGCAGCAGCGAAGTGCCGTTCTGGGCCAGCGCGGTCGAGCGCGAACGCATCTGGCAAATCTATCGCACGGAAGGCGCTGTGCAAGGCGCGATTGCCGGCGTGTTGCTGCCCGACGGCAGCGTCGGCAGCGTCGCGATCTGGTCGTCATCACTGACCCAGGATGGCAGCGATGTCATCATCTGGGCGCTGCTGGACCTGACCGAGGAACTGAACGCCAAGCGCGAACTGAAGGATCTCAACGTCTCGCTGGAAAGCCGGGTGCGCGAACGCTCGGCCGCGCTGGAACGCGCCAACGGCGAGCTGAACGCCACGCTGCAAACGCTGCGCCATACGCAGCATGAGCTGCTGTCGTCGGAAAAAATGGCGTCGCTGGGTTCGCTGGTGGCCGGCATCGCGCATGAGCTGAATACGCCGATCGGCAACAGCCTGCTGGCCTCTACCGCGCTGCACGACCGCGTGCTGGACTTTGAACAGCAGGTCAGCGCCGGCAACCTGCGCCGTTCGCAGCTGACCGCGCACCTGGACGAGGTGTGCACCGCCAGCACCTTGATTTCCGGTTCGCTGCACAAGGCGGCCGAGCTGATCGCGTCGTTCAAGCAGATCGCGGTCGACCAGACCAATGACCAGCGGCGCGCGTTCGACCTGCTGGCGGCGGTGCAGGACACCATCGCCACCTACATGCCACGCCTGCGCCGGGTGCCGTGCGAAGTGACGCTGCAGATTCCGGCCGGGCTGGTGCTGGATTCGTATCCGGGCGGCCTGTACCAGATCCTCAACAACCTGATCACCAATGCACTGACGCACGCGTTTGAACAGCGCCACGGCGCCGCCATCACCGTCAGCGCCGAGCGGCTGGAAGGCGACAGCATCGCGCTGGCGTTCAGCGATAACGGCAGCGGCATGAGCGACGACGTGCTCAAGCGCGTATTCGATCCTTTCTTCACCACCAAGATGGGCCAGGGCGGCACCGGGTTGGGCATGAACATCGTCTACAACATCGTCACCGGCGTGCTGGGCGGGCGCATCAGCATTGACTCATCGCTGGGCGCCGGCACCACCATCCGCATGCTGCTGCCGCGCGTGGCGCCGCAGCGGGAGAATAAATAA
- a CDS encoding ATP-binding protein: protein MSAALDQFLARAEALLARVEAILPPAAPQPEWERGFAFRWRKRANGPSYLQAVALVSNIALDDLQHIGPQKEQIEQNTRQFVAGKPANNVLLTGARGTGKSSLIKACLNQFAKDGLRLIEVDKADLAELPDIVDLVAARPERFIIFCDDLSFEEGESDYKALKVALDGSISAQSDNVLIYATSNRRHLLPERMSDNMTYKHDENGDLHPGETVEEKISLSERFGLWLTFYPFRQDDYLAIVGHWLASLGCSEAQIEAARGDALRWALQRGSRSGRVAWQFAKDYAGKLA from the coding sequence ATGTCGGCCGCCCTCGACCAATTCCTCGCGCGTGCCGAGGCGCTGCTGGCGCGCGTGGAAGCCATCCTGCCGCCGGCTGCGCCGCAGCCTGAGTGGGAGCGTGGCTTTGCATTCCGCTGGCGCAAACGCGCCAACGGCCCGAGCTATCTGCAGGCGGTGGCGCTCGTGTCCAACATCGCGCTGGACGACTTGCAGCACATCGGTCCGCAGAAAGAGCAGATCGAGCAGAACACCCGCCAGTTCGTCGCGGGCAAGCCGGCCAACAACGTGCTGCTGACCGGCGCGCGCGGTACCGGCAAGTCGTCGCTGATCAAGGCATGCCTGAACCAGTTCGCCAAGGACGGCCTGCGCCTGATCGAGGTCGACAAGGCCGACCTGGCCGAGTTGCCGGACATCGTCGACCTGGTAGCGGCGCGGCCGGAGCGTTTCATCATCTTCTGCGACGACCTGTCGTTTGAAGAGGGCGAGAGCGACTACAAAGCGCTGAAGGTGGCGCTGGATGGCAGCATCTCGGCGCAGTCGGACAATGTGCTGATCTACGCGACCTCGAACCGCCGTCACCTGCTGCCGGAGCGCATGTCCGACAACATGACGTACAAGCACGACGAAAACGGCGACCTGCATCCGGGCGAGACGGTGGAGGAGAAGATTTCGCTGTCCGAGCGCTTTGGCTTGTGGCTGACGTTCTATCCGTTCCGGCAGGATGACTACCTGGCGATTGTCGGCCACTGGCTGGCCTCGCTGGGCTGCAGCGAGGCGCAGATCGAGGCGGCGCGGGGCGATGCCTTGCGCTGGGCCTTGCAGCGCGGTTCGCGCTCGGGCCGCGTGGCGTGGCAGTTCGCCAAGGATTACGCGGGGAAGCTGGCATGA
- a CDS encoding DUF4019 domain-containing protein, whose protein sequence is MMKKMSSLVLAAMLLASGGVFAQGAKEVSDARAATERFMKLMDAEEYSAAWNSGAESVRKDMPKLAWNLLATTVHLPLGTLKGRSYKSATVKPATITFEYVADYENNHNVRESVTTVREKDGVWRVSGYGILADDKKPAQ, encoded by the coding sequence ATGATGAAGAAAATGTCTTCCCTTGTGCTGGCTGCCATGCTGTTGGCCAGCGGCGGCGTGTTCGCCCAGGGCGCCAAGGAGGTGAGCGATGCGCGTGCCGCTACCGAGCGTTTCATGAAGCTGATGGATGCGGAAGAGTATTCCGCCGCCTGGAACAGCGGCGCCGAAAGCGTGCGCAAGGATATGCCCAAGCTCGCCTGGAACCTGCTGGCCACTACCGTCCATCTGCCGCTCGGCACGCTGAAAGGCCGTAGCTACAAGTCAGCCACCGTCAAGCCGGCCACCATCACCTTTGAGTATGTTGCCGACTACGAGAACAACCACAACGTCCGCGAAAGCGTGACCACTGTGCGCGAGAAGGATGGCGTATGGCGCGTTTCCGGCTACGGCATCCTGGCGGACGACAAGAAGCCGGCCCAGTAA
- a CDS encoding prepilin peptidase, with translation MLQSTLLFAPAGDLAISLIAGLFGLLFGSFLNVVIHRLPIMMQRESDNYVAEESNKPLPHTTRYNLMVPRSACPHCQHQITAMENIPVISWLALRGKCSNCKAPISPRYPLVELMTGALSALVIWRFGSGWSGLAGLLFLYLLIALTFIDADTQLLPDDLTYPLLWAGLLMNVNGTYVPLQDAVIGAAVGYLALWAVYWLFKLATGKEGMGYGDFKLLAALGAWMGWSMLPAIILLSSVVGAVVGIGLIVFAKRGRNNPIPFGPYLAAAGLIAMLYGAPLTALTMGIVHP, from the coding sequence ATGCTGCAATCGACCCTGCTGTTTGCCCCTGCTGGCGACCTGGCCATCAGTCTCATCGCCGGTTTGTTCGGCCTGCTGTTCGGCAGTTTCCTCAACGTCGTGATTCACCGCCTGCCTATCATGATGCAGCGCGAATCGGACAATTATGTGGCGGAAGAAAGCAACAAGCCGCTGCCGCACACCACCCGCTACAACCTGATGGTGCCGCGCTCGGCCTGCCCGCATTGCCAACACCAGATCACCGCCATGGAAAACATCCCGGTGATCAGCTGGCTTGCGCTGCGCGGCAAATGCAGCAACTGCAAGGCGCCGATTTCACCGCGCTACCCACTGGTCGAGTTGATGACCGGCGCGCTGTCGGCGCTGGTGATCTGGCGCTTCGGCAGCGGCTGGTCCGGCCTGGCCGGGCTGCTGTTCCTGTATCTGCTGATCGCCCTCACGTTCATCGACGCCGATACCCAGCTGCTGCCGGACGACCTGACCTATCCGCTGTTGTGGGCCGGCCTGCTGATGAACGTCAACGGCACCTACGTGCCATTGCAGGACGCAGTGATCGGCGCGGCGGTCGGCTATTTGGCGCTGTGGGCGGTGTACTGGCTGTTCAAACTAGCGACCGGCAAGGAAGGCATGGGCTATGGCGACTTCAAGTTGCTGGCCGCGCTCGGCGCGTGGATGGGCTGGAGCATGCTGCCGGCCATTATCCTGCTGTCGTCGGTGGTCGGCGCGGTGGTTGGCATCGGCCTGATCGTGTTTGCCAAGCGCGGCCGCAATAATCCGATTCCGTTCGGCCCCTACCTGGCGGCGGCCGGCCTGATCGCCATGCTGTACGGCGCGCCGCTGACCGCGCTCACCATGGGCATCGTCCATCCATGA
- a CDS encoding DUF4351 domain-containing protein — protein sequence MALGDTGRMPNAAPSARYDSPWKAALTHAFRAFMRFFFPVLSAEIDWTKRPRFRDKELAGINLGGKPDGLVADKLVEVALLDGRIQWVLVHVEVQAQRDATLARRVLDYNYRIFTQYAQPVASLVLLADDDPRWLPRAFHNEVLGTVMGISFASAKLMSYAARTEELLASHNPFAWITLAHLRTQQARHDPAQLYAAKWQLTKLLYQHGWRKQRIIVLFKVIDWMMALPELHQERYWRALLKLEKERKMEWISPLEQAFIDKGWRKGLKKGLEQGMERGREQGLEQGLEQGIEQGLALGRKEGALALLERQLTRRFGALPKTVRSKLAKATLEQLEAWSDALPESQSLKQVFD from the coding sequence ATGGCGCTCGGTGATACTGGCCGGATGCCAAACGCCGCCCCATCCGCTCGCTATGACTCGCCTTGGAAGGCGGCGTTGACGCATGCTTTCCGGGCCTTCATGCGCTTCTTTTTCCCCGTGCTGAGTGCCGAGATCGATTGGACCAAGCGGCCGCGCTTCCGTGACAAGGAACTGGCCGGGATCAATCTTGGCGGCAAGCCAGATGGTCTTGTGGCTGACAAGCTGGTGGAAGTGGCGCTCCTTGACGGCCGGATACAGTGGGTGCTGGTCCATGTGGAAGTGCAGGCACAGCGCGATGCGACGCTGGCACGACGCGTGCTCGACTACAACTACCGAATTTTCACGCAATATGCGCAGCCGGTCGCCAGCCTGGTATTGCTGGCGGATGACGATCCGCGCTGGCTTCCGCGTGCATTCCATAATGAGGTGCTTGGCACGGTGATGGGTATCTCTTTCGCCAGTGCCAAGCTAATGTCCTATGCGGCCCGTACTGAGGAATTGCTCGCATCGCACAATCCGTTTGCCTGGATTACATTGGCCCACCTGCGCACGCAGCAGGCCCGGCATGATCCTGCTCAGCTCTATGCAGCCAAGTGGCAGTTGACCAAGCTTCTGTATCAACATGGGTGGCGCAAACAGCGCATAATTGTGCTGTTCAAAGTAATCGACTGGATGATGGCCTTGCCTGAACTGCATCAGGAGCGTTATTGGCGGGCTCTTCTTAAGCTGGAAAAGGAGCGGAAGATGGAATGGATCAGCCCACTGGAACAGGCTTTCATCGACAAAGGCTGGCGCAAAGGCCTGAAGAAAGGCCTTGAGCAAGGCATGGAGAGAGGGCGCGAACAAGGCCTGGAACAAGGCTTGGAACAAGGGATTGAGCAGGGCTTGGCGCTGGGCCGCAAGGAAGGCGCGTTGGCGCTGCTTGAGCGGCAGCTCACACGCCGTTTCGGCGCGTTGCCTAAAACTGTGCGGAGCAAGCTGGCTAAAGCCACGCTGGAGCAATTGGAAGCCTGGAGCGATGCGCTACCGGAATCGCAATCGCTGAAACAGGTGTTCGACTAA
- the argJ gene encoding bifunctional glutamate N-acetyltransferase/amino-acid acetyltransferase ArgJ, whose amino-acid sequence MAVNSPLPIAADLKPVAGIEIGYAEAGIKKPNRKDVLVMKLAPTATVAGVFTLNRFCAAPVQISKAHLAAASANSGASGKPIAALLVNTGNANAGTGELGLSLANETCAALAAQLGVDAAQILPFSTGVILEPLPAAKVIAGLPQAIAGLKADNWYNAAEAIMTTDTQPKAGSRTVTIGGHTVTMTGISKGAGMIKPNMATMLGYLAFDAKVAQPVLDQLVKHAADHSFNCITIDGDTSTNDSFMLIATGAGALEITSVEQPEYAQLRDAVTELSLFLAQAIVRDGEGATKFMSIIVEEGANVEECRKIAYSIGHSPLVKTAFFASDPNLGRILAAIGYAGVDDLDVSKLNLYLDDVWVAKNGGRNPDYKEEDGQRIMKQSEITVRVKLARGAATATVYTCDLSHDYVSINADYRS is encoded by the coding sequence ATGGCCGTCAATTCCCCCCTGCCCATCGCCGCCGACCTGAAGCCCGTAGCGGGCATTGAAATCGGCTATGCCGAAGCCGGCATCAAGAAGCCGAATCGCAAGGATGTGCTGGTGATGAAGCTGGCGCCGACCGCCACCGTGGCCGGCGTATTCACGCTGAACCGCTTCTGCGCCGCGCCGGTGCAGATCTCCAAGGCCCACCTGGCGGCCGCAAGCGCTAACTCCGGCGCCAGCGGCAAGCCAATTGCCGCGCTGCTGGTCAACACCGGCAACGCCAACGCCGGCACCGGCGAGCTGGGCCTGTCGCTGGCGAACGAAACCTGCGCCGCGCTGGCCGCGCAGCTGGGCGTGGACGCGGCACAGATCCTGCCGTTCTCGACCGGCGTGATCCTGGAGCCGCTGCCGGCCGCCAAAGTGATCGCCGGCCTGCCGCAAGCCATCGCCGGCCTGAAGGCCGACAACTGGTACAACGCCGCCGAAGCCATCATGACCACGGACACCCAGCCGAAAGCCGGCTCGCGCACCGTCACCATCGGCGGCCACACCGTCACCATGACCGGCATCTCCAAAGGCGCCGGCATGATCAAGCCAAACATGGCGACCATGCTGGGTTACCTGGCGTTCGACGCCAAGGTGGCGCAGCCGGTGCTGGATCAGCTGGTCAAGCATGCGGCCGATCACTCGTTCAACTGCATCACCATCGACGGCGACACCTCGACCAACGATTCCTTCATGCTGATCGCCACCGGTGCCGGCGCGCTGGAGATCACCTCGGTCGAGCAGCCGGAATACGCGCAGCTGCGCGACGCCGTGACCGAACTGTCGCTGTTCCTGGCGCAAGCCATCGTGCGCGACGGCGAAGGCGCCACCAAGTTCATGAGCATCATCGTGGAAGAGGGTGCCAACGTAGAAGAGTGCCGCAAGATCGCTTATTCGATCGGCCACTCGCCGCTGGTGAAAACCGCTTTCTTCGCCTCCGACCCCAACCTGGGCCGCATCCTGGCCGCGATCGGCTACGCCGGTGTCGACGACCTCGACGTCAGCAAGTTGAACCTGTACCTGGACGATGTGTGGGTGGCCAAGAACGGCGGCCGCAATCCGGACTACAAGGAAGAAGACGGTCAGCGCATCATGAAGCAGAGCGAGATCACGGTACGCGTCAAGCTGGCGCGCGGCGCCGCCACGGCCACCGTGTACACCTGCGACCTGTCGCACGATTACGTGTCGATCAACGCCGACTACCGCTCGTAA
- a CDS encoding NUDIX domain-containing protein, translated as MKPVDVAVGILVKPNGDVLLGQRPAGKPYDGYWEFPGGKVDPGETILEALKREFVEELGLQIHSAEEWCGVEYVYPHAHVRLHFYISRDWSGEPQSLEGQAFAWQGAVGVEPLLPATIPLLEWLEQVRYS; from the coding sequence ATGAAGCCGGTCGATGTGGCGGTGGGTATTTTGGTCAAGCCGAATGGCGATGTGCTGCTGGGACAGCGTCCGGCCGGCAAGCCGTACGACGGCTATTGGGAATTCCCGGGCGGTAAAGTCGATCCGGGCGAAACGATACTGGAGGCGTTGAAGCGCGAGTTCGTCGAGGAACTGGGTTTGCAAATCCACAGCGCCGAGGAGTGGTGCGGCGTGGAATACGTGTATCCGCACGCGCACGTGCGGCTGCATTTCTACATCAGCCGCGACTGGTCAGGCGAACCGCAAAGCCTGGAAGGCCAAGCGTTCGCGTGGCAGGGTGCGGTGGGGGTGGAGCCGCTGCTGCCGGCGACGATACCGCTTCTGGAATGGCTGGAGCAGGTGCGCTACAGCTAA
- a CDS encoding porin → MKKQLLVAAVLAATAAMQAQAGVMDDGNLSISGFGTVGVAKSNTDDVKFARYNQADGVGDSTRIGLDTNLGLQATYKINDWLSGTAQVLTRKATEHSFTTDLTWAFLKARINDEVSVRVGRVVVPTFLISDYQNVGYANTMMRPPIEMYSQNPIENSDGADINYQHAFGELNFTAQAFAGVSRGKLFVSSGAGSTATYRAPAAGLSVSGEYGPFLLRFAHARADMHINDLQPINGLTTTLNSVGFKQLASDLTFTTGKKIAFTSIGGTMDWNNIVAQAEYAQRRAKEAVYLPDTNSWYTMVGYRIGKVLPYYAHASAKGAGSSVTTPAALARVPALNTAVTGLLASAEQTSDIVGVRWDFAKSVALKVQVDRVKPKAKSGLLINVPAAGYNKDVTVVAAGLDFVF, encoded by the coding sequence ATGAAAAAGCAACTTTTAGTAGCTGCCGTACTGGCTGCCACCGCCGCCATGCAGGCGCAAGCTGGCGTAATGGATGACGGCAACCTGAGCATCAGCGGCTTCGGCACCGTGGGCGTGGCCAAGAGCAATACCGACGACGTAAAATTTGCACGCTACAACCAGGCCGACGGCGTCGGCGACAGCACCCGCATCGGCCTCGACACCAACCTCGGCCTGCAAGCCACCTACAAGATCAACGACTGGCTGTCCGGCACCGCGCAGGTGCTGACCCGCAAGGCCACCGAACACAGCTTCACCACTGACCTGACCTGGGCCTTCCTCAAAGCCCGCATCAACGATGAAGTGTCGGTTCGCGTCGGCCGCGTGGTGGTGCCGACCTTCCTGATTTCCGACTACCAGAACGTCGGCTACGCCAACACCATGATGCGTCCGCCGATCGAGATGTACAGCCAGAACCCGATTGAAAACTCGGATGGCGCCGACATCAACTACCAGCACGCCTTTGGCGAGCTGAACTTCACGGCCCAGGCCTTCGCCGGCGTCAGCCGCGGCAAGCTGTTCGTCTCCTCCGGCGCCGGTTCGACCGCCACCTACCGCGCACCAGCCGCCGGTTTGAGCGTGTCGGGCGAATACGGTCCGTTCCTGCTGCGCTTCGCCCATGCGCGCGCGGACATGCACATCAACGACCTGCAACCGATCAACGGCCTGACCACCACGCTCAACAGCGTCGGCTTCAAGCAACTGGCGTCGGACCTGACCTTCACCACCGGCAAGAAGATCGCCTTCACCTCGATCGGCGGCACCATGGACTGGAACAACATCGTGGCCCAGGCCGAGTACGCGCAGCGCCGCGCCAAGGAAGCGGTCTATCTGCCGGACACCAATTCCTGGTACACCATGGTTGGCTACCGCATCGGCAAAGTCCTGCCTTACTACGCCCATGCTTCGGCCAAAGGCGCCGGCAGCTCGGTCACCACGCCGGCCGCGCTGGCCCGCGTGCCAGCCCTGAACACCGCCGTCACCGGCCTGCTGGCGTCGGCCGAGCAAACCTCGGACATCGTCGGCGTGCGTTGGGACTTCGCCAAATCGGTCGCATTGAAAGTGCAGGTCGATCGCGTCAAGCCGAAAGCCAAATCGGGCCTGCTGATCAACGTGCCAGCCGCCGGCTACAACAAAGACGTTACCGTGGTCGCTGCCGGCCTGGACTTCGTATTCTGA
- a CDS encoding sensor histidine kinase, with the protein MSSPIILLLGLLLTCVALGVAGLLRWRRARRVYEDRLRQLAERERVAASLHDTLLQSMQGMILRFQGVGHRLAVDSPERATIDNILDQADDVLAEGRHQILALRVPVVYGDKLSQALAAIGQSLQDNFGIPFSMVVSGRSTPLNGDRSEDLYVIAREALYHAFQHTQASSVELELVYGCEFFSVYVRDNGAATSTLLAGLAAMRERAARLSGTVDVLTLPQQGTELVIKVPGAVCYQTPRQLGWRHRLAAWLHPSDHRA; encoded by the coding sequence TTGTCGTCACCTATTATTTTGCTGCTCGGGCTACTGCTGACCTGTGTGGCGCTGGGCGTCGCCGGGCTGCTGCGTTGGCGGCGCGCGCGGCGCGTCTACGAAGACCGCCTGCGCCAGCTGGCGGAACGGGAGCGCGTGGCCGCCAGTCTGCACGACACGCTGCTGCAAAGCATGCAGGGTATGATTTTGCGCTTCCAGGGCGTCGGCCACCGGCTGGCGGTCGACAGCCCCGAGCGCGCCACCATCGACAACATTCTCGACCAGGCCGACGACGTGTTGGCCGAGGGCCGGCACCAGATTCTGGCGCTGCGCGTGCCGGTGGTCTATGGCGATAAGTTGAGCCAGGCATTGGCGGCCATCGGCCAGTCGCTACAGGACAATTTCGGCATCCCGTTCAGCATGGTCGTCAGTGGCCGGTCGACACCGCTCAATGGCGACCGCAGCGAAGACCTGTACGTCATCGCCCGCGAAGCGCTGTACCACGCGTTCCAGCATACCCAGGCCAGCAGTGTCGAGCTGGAGCTGGTGTACGGCTGCGAGTTCTTTTCAGTGTATGTGCGCGACAACGGCGCCGCTACTTCGACGCTGCTGGCCGGGCTGGCAGCGATGCGCGAGCGGGCTGCGCGGCTGTCCGGTACCGTCGATGTGCTGACCTTGCCGCAGCAGGGCACCGAGCTGGTGATCAAGGTGCCCGGCGCCGTGTGCTATCAGACGCCGCGCCAGCTGGGCTGGCGCCACCGGCTGGCGGCGTGGCTGCATCCGTCAGACCACCGCGCCTAG
- the zapD gene encoding cell division protein ZapD, with the protein MIVYEYPFNERIRTLLRLEDLYEKFKFFVHQEHPMQHHVALSTIFDMLEVAGRADLKSDLLQELERQRQTLLGYRMNPNVAPEMLDAILSEVDGVSSALVAAQGKTGQNVRDNEWLMSIRGRTIIPGGACEFDLPSYYAWQQRPAEARFNDIITWFTPLAPLFDALALVLRLLRDSGGPVKMIAVAGSYQQMLQGKVYQMLRLTLDASQGAIPEISANKYMLWVRFTSQGGDLKPKPLEDDVPFELTLCNF; encoded by the coding sequence TTGATCGTCTACGAATATCCTTTCAACGAGCGCATCCGCACGTTGCTGCGCCTGGAGGATTTGTACGAGAAATTCAAGTTCTTTGTGCATCAAGAACATCCGATGCAGCACCACGTCGCGCTGTCCACCATCTTCGACATGCTGGAAGTCGCCGGCCGCGCCGATCTGAAATCCGACCTGCTGCAAGAACTGGAGCGCCAGCGCCAAACGCTGCTGGGCTACCGCATGAATCCCAACGTGGCGCCCGAGATGCTGGATGCGATCCTGTCCGAAGTGGACGGCGTCAGCAGCGCATTGGTGGCGGCACAGGGCAAAACTGGCCAGAACGTGCGCGACAACGAGTGGCTGATGAGCATCCGCGGCCGCACCATTATTCCCGGCGGCGCTTGCGAGTTTGATTTGCCGTCGTACTACGCCTGGCAGCAGCGTCCGGCCGAGGCGCGCTTTAACGACATCATTACCTGGTTCACGCCGCTGGCGCCGCTGTTTGATGCGCTGGCATTGGTGCTGCGCCTGCTGCGCGATTCGGGCGGTCCGGTGAAGATGATTGCGGTGGCCGGCAGCTATCAGCAGATGTTGCAGGGCAAGGTATATCAGATGCTGCGCTTGACCTTGGATGCGTCGCAGGGGGCGATTCCGGAGATTTCGGCCAACAAGTATATGTTGTGGGTGCGCTTCACGTCGCAAGGCGGCGACCTGAAACCCAAGCCGCTGGAAGATGATGTACCATTCGAGCTCACGCTTTGTAACTTCTAA
- a CDS encoding DNA gyrase inhibitor YacG, translating to MTTVVECPTCSAKVEWKPENKYRPFCSERCKKIDLGAWAEEKYAIPAAPPKDPHEEE from the coding sequence ATGACCACTGTTGTTGAATGCCCGACCTGTTCCGCCAAAGTTGAGTGGAAACCGGAAAACAAGTATCGCCCGTTCTGCTCGGAACGCTGCAAGAAGATCGACCTCGGCGCCTGGGCTGAGGAAAAGTATGCGATTCCTGCAGCGCCGCCGAAAGACCCGCACGAAGAAGAGTAA